The Aeromicrobium yanjiei genome includes a region encoding these proteins:
- the metF gene encoding methylenetetrahydrofolate reductase [NAD(P)H], translating to MRSEATSLLAALRAPTPTCSFEFFPPKDDEGEAVLWQTIADLEPLSPTFVSVTYGAGGTSQERTVRITGRIAEQTSMRPVGHLTLVGQTRGEIEAVLKQYATAGVDNVLVLRGDPKGGPRAPWEPCPDGMTYAIELVELAAGMGGFEIGVAAFPEGHPDAESLERDAEVLVAKSAAGAEYAITQLFFRAEDYFGLVERVRALGCDMPIVPGIMPILNFAQVARMAELSGAEMPSEVLEQIEPIQDDKAAVRAKGIELATQLCRDLLAGGAPGLHFITLNRSKATREIFEALRADGLV from the coding sequence ATGCGTTCCGAAGCCACGTCCCTCCTCGCGGCCCTTCGTGCGCCCACGCCCACGTGCTCTTTCGAGTTCTTCCCGCCCAAGGACGACGAGGGCGAAGCCGTGCTCTGGCAGACCATCGCCGACCTCGAGCCCCTGAGCCCGACGTTCGTCTCGGTCACCTACGGCGCGGGTGGCACGAGCCAGGAGCGGACCGTGCGCATCACCGGCCGCATCGCCGAGCAGACCTCGATGCGACCGGTCGGCCACCTGACGCTGGTCGGGCAGACCCGCGGCGAGATCGAGGCCGTGCTCAAGCAGTACGCCACGGCGGGCGTCGACAACGTCCTGGTCCTGCGGGGCGACCCCAAGGGTGGCCCGCGAGCGCCGTGGGAGCCCTGTCCCGACGGCATGACGTACGCGATCGAACTCGTCGAGCTCGCCGCCGGCATGGGCGGCTTCGAGATCGGTGTGGCGGCCTTCCCCGAGGGACATCCCGACGCCGAGAGCCTCGAGCGCGACGCCGAGGTGCTGGTGGCCAAGTCCGCGGCCGGCGCCGAGTACGCCATCACGCAGCTGTTCTTCCGCGCCGAGGACTACTTCGGCCTCGTCGAGCGGGTGCGCGCCCTGGGCTGTGACATGCCGATCGTCCCCGGCATCATGCCGATCCTCAACTTCGCGCAGGTCGCCCGCATGGCAGAGCTGTCCGGTGCGGAGATGCCGTCGGAGGTGCTCGAGCAGATCGAGCCCATCCAGGACGACAAGGCCGCGGTGCGTGCCAAGGGCATCGAGCTCGCGACCCAGCTGTGCCGCGACCTGCTGGCAGGTGGCGCCCCCGGTCTGCACTTCATCACGCTCAACCGGTCCAAGGCGACGCGGGAGATCTTCGAGGCGCTGCGCGCCGACGGCCTGGTCTGA
- a CDS encoding DUF427 domain-containing protein, whose protein sequence is MISSRPVENVWDYPRPPSVEPSDENIVIELGGMRIAWTSSSFRICETSHPPAYYLPIEAFAGDVLHALPGRTWCEWKGAASYFDVVTPARTVPAGAWTYRMPSPGYADIIDHIAVYPGKMDRCLLDGERVRAQPGDFYGGWVTSRVRGPFKGGPGTSSW, encoded by the coding sequence ATGATCTCTTCGCGCCCGGTCGAGAATGTCTGGGACTATCCGCGCCCCCCTTCGGTGGAGCCGAGCGACGAGAACATCGTCATCGAGCTGGGCGGCATGCGCATCGCGTGGACGTCCTCGAGCTTCCGGATCTGCGAGACCAGCCACCCGCCGGCGTACTACCTGCCGATCGAGGCTTTCGCGGGCGACGTGCTGCACGCGCTCCCGGGCAGGACGTGGTGCGAGTGGAAGGGCGCGGCGTCCTACTTCGACGTCGTGACGCCGGCACGGACGGTTCCGGCCGGGGCCTGGACGTACCGCATGCCCAGCCCGGGCTATGCCGACATCATCGATCACATCGCGGTGTACCCGGGCAAGATGGACCGCTGCCTCCTCGACGGCGAGCGGGTCCGCGCCCAGCCCGGAGACTTCTACGGCGGCTGGGTCACGTCCCGGGTGAGGGGCCCGTTCAAGGGCGGACCGGGCACGTCGAGCTGGTGA
- a CDS encoding ROK family glucokinase: protein MTLAIGVDIGGTKIAAGLVSDTGTIVQSVSEPTPDDATKIPAIVADLVERLAGDERPVGVGIGAAGFVGEDRATVRFAPNIDWREEPLAAHVRALVDLPIVVENDANAAAWGEFRFGAGEDTDDLLLITIGTGIGGGIVHHGQLFRGGFGVAAEIGHMRVVPDGILCGCGQRGCYEQYGSGSALVRDARERVSNGDPGAASIAALADGDLSRITGPAVTKLAQDGDPLAVELLTELGRWIGEGAAVLAAILDPSVIAIGGGVAAAGDLLLEPVVAAFETHLPARAHRPEAALRLAALGNEAGIIGAADLARVEPA from the coding sequence CAGTCCGTGTCCGAGCCGACCCCGGACGACGCGACCAAGATCCCGGCGATCGTCGCAGACCTCGTCGAGCGGCTCGCAGGTGATGAGCGTCCGGTGGGCGTCGGCATCGGCGCCGCGGGATTCGTGGGGGAGGACCGTGCCACGGTGCGGTTCGCGCCCAACATCGACTGGCGCGAGGAGCCGTTGGCCGCTCACGTGCGGGCGCTGGTCGATCTGCCGATCGTCGTCGAGAACGACGCCAACGCCGCCGCGTGGGGAGAGTTCCGCTTCGGCGCGGGCGAGGACACCGACGACCTGCTGCTCATCACGATCGGCACGGGCATCGGCGGCGGCATCGTCCACCACGGTCAGCTGTTCCGTGGCGGGTTCGGTGTCGCGGCCGAGATCGGTCACATGCGGGTCGTCCCGGACGGCATCCTGTGCGGCTGCGGCCAGCGCGGCTGCTACGAGCAGTACGGCAGCGGCAGCGCGCTCGTCCGCGACGCCCGCGAGAGGGTCTCCAACGGTGACCCCGGCGCAGCGTCGATCGCGGCCCTGGCCGACGGAGACCTGTCCCGCATCACCGGTCCCGCGGTGACCAAGCTCGCGCAGGACGGTGACCCCCTCGCCGTGGAGCTGCTCACCGAGCTCGGTCGCTGGATCGGCGAGGGCGCGGCCGTCCTTGCCGCGATCCTCGATCCCAGCGTGATCGCGATCGGCGGAGGGGTGGCCGCCGCGGGCGATCTGCTCCTCGAGCCGGTCGTCGCCGCGTTCGAGACCCATCTTCCGGCGCGGGCACACCGCCCGGAGGCCGCCCTGCGCCTGGCCGCCCTCGGCAACGAGGCGGGCATCATCGGAGCGGCCGACCTCGCGAGAGTGGAGCCCGCCTAG
- a CDS encoding alpha/beta hydrolase encodes MTSALLPGAEPYAADGGRTGVLLSHGFTGSPASMTPWAQDLVERGHSVRVPRLPGHGTTWQDMNTTRWEDWYAEVDTALTQLHQTCDRVVVAGLSMGGCLALRLAEQRPADVAALVLVNPAVSVKRLDVKLVPVLQRVIPSMPGIGNDIKRPGQDEVGYDRTPLKALASQLKMWKDVRAGLDRVTAPLLLFRSADDHVVDETSQAIILDGVASPVKELITLHDSFHVATLDNDAPRIFDHTAAFIDQHVGASRG; translated from the coding sequence ATGACGTCCGCCCTCCTGCCCGGAGCCGAGCCGTACGCCGCTGACGGCGGTCGCACCGGTGTGCTGCTCAGCCACGGATTCACCGGCTCCCCCGCGTCCATGACGCCGTGGGCGCAGGACCTGGTGGAGCGGGGTCACTCGGTCCGCGTCCCTCGTCTGCCCGGGCACGGCACGACCTGGCAGGACATGAACACCACCCGCTGGGAGGACTGGTACGCCGAGGTCGACACGGCCCTGACGCAGCTGCACCAGACCTGCGACCGGGTGGTCGTCGCGGGGCTGTCGATGGGCGGCTGCCTCGCGCTGCGACTCGCTGAGCAACGTCCGGCCGACGTCGCGGCCCTGGTGCTCGTGAACCCCGCCGTCAGCGTCAAGCGTCTCGACGTCAAGCTCGTCCCCGTCCTGCAGCGAGTCATCCCCTCGATGCCCGGCATCGGCAACGACATCAAGAGGCCCGGGCAGGACGAGGTCGGCTACGACCGCACCCCGCTCAAGGCGCTGGCCTCGCAGCTGAAGATGTGGAAGGACGTCCGCGCGGGCCTCGACCGCGTCACCGCGCCGCTCCTGCTGTTCCGGTCCGCCGACGACCACGTCGTGGACGAGACCTCCCAGGCGATCATCCTCGACGGCGTCGCCTCCCCGGTGAAGGAGCTCATCACTCTTCACGACAGCTTCCACGTCGCGACCCTCGACAACGACGCGCCGAGGATCTTCGACCACACGGCCGCGTTCATCGATCAGCACGTGGGCGCGAGTCGTGGCTGA
- the pknB gene encoding Stk1 family PASTA domain-containing Ser/Thr kinase gives MPVTGDEALVGRVLNDRYLIGERIARGGMASVFRAMDERLDREVAIKVMHHGLGDDEQFTERFVREAKSAAKLNHRNVVSVFDQGTDGEVTYLVMEYVPGRTLRDLMRDEAPMPAYRALELLEQVLVALSAAHAAKIIHRDVKPENVLITPDGDVKVADFGLARAVSAATTATGGTLIGTVSYLAPEIVTNDGADARSDVYACGAMLYEMLTGVKPHSAESPIQVAYKHVHEDIGPPSEVQPGIPPYVDALVARATVRDRDQRSTDARVMLQQVRSVQRALAAGLDDDPELVADLAPGGRIDEDSPTVAVPRSALGLAAPASMSTPTEAVSTSERTMQWSNATTGAPPPPPRGPRDPARPLGLDPPISREQYAQAAPRRHSRRGRNLLILVLVLAVLAALGTWYVTDLRYTDTPVLTGSAATTAAKNAEAEGFEFTIARRAFSEDVTSGVVISTDPEPGAKILPGSTIKAVVSKGPERYYIPKNNLKNSTIKGAAAALAEQNLELGDQEEQYSETIKKGRVIGPKDNITSATPLRKGDRVDVLVSLGRQPITVEDYTGRPAAEATTALREAGFEVTTAKEFSDDVDKGTVISQDPRDGTRFRNDRITLTVSKGPDLVTVPNVRGKKKSEARRIIREAGLEFFAPYIPGSGNFIVRRQSPSAGDEVRRGTRIIVFPL, from the coding sequence ATGCCAGTGACGGGCGACGAAGCCCTCGTCGGGCGTGTCCTCAACGACCGCTACCTCATCGGGGAGCGGATCGCCCGCGGCGGCATGGCCAGCGTCTTCCGGGCCATGGACGAGCGGCTCGACCGCGAGGTCGCGATCAAGGTCATGCACCACGGCCTCGGCGACGACGAGCAGTTCACCGAGCGCTTCGTGCGCGAGGCCAAGTCCGCGGCCAAGCTCAACCACCGCAACGTCGTCTCGGTCTTCGACCAGGGCACCGACGGCGAGGTCACCTACCTCGTCATGGAGTACGTCCCGGGCCGCACGCTGCGCGACCTGATGCGCGACGAGGCCCCGATGCCCGCGTACCGCGCGCTGGAGCTGCTCGAGCAGGTGCTCGTGGCGTTGTCCGCGGCCCACGCCGCGAAGATCATCCACCGCGACGTCAAGCCCGAGAACGTCCTCATCACCCCCGACGGCGACGTCAAGGTCGCCGACTTCGGCCTGGCGCGCGCGGTCAGCGCCGCGACCACCGCGACCGGCGGCACGCTCATCGGCACGGTGTCCTACCTCGCGCCCGAGATCGTGACGAACGACGGCGCCGATGCCCGCTCCGACGTGTACGCGTGCGGCGCGATGCTCTACGAGATGCTCACGGGGGTCAAGCCACACTCGGCCGAGTCCCCGATCCAGGTCGCGTACAAGCACGTCCACGAGGACATCGGTCCCCCGTCCGAGGTGCAGCCCGGCATCCCGCCCTACGTCGACGCGCTCGTGGCGCGGGCGACGGTCCGCGACCGTGACCAGCGCTCGACCGATGCGCGGGTCATGCTGCAGCAGGTCCGCTCGGTCCAGCGAGCCCTCGCCGCGGGCCTCGACGACGACCCCGAGCTCGTCGCCGACCTGGCGCCGGGCGGCCGCATCGACGAGGACTCCCCCACCGTCGCGGTGCCCCGCTCCGCGCTCGGCCTGGCCGCGCCGGCCTCGATGTCCACACCCACCGAGGCCGTCTCCACGTCCGAACGCACGATGCAGTGGAGCAACGCCACGACCGGCGCGCCGCCTCCCCCGCCGCGGGGCCCGCGCGACCCCGCCCGGCCCCTCGGCCTCGATCCGCCGATCTCCCGCGAGCAGTACGCGCAGGCCGCGCCCAGACGCCACTCCCGACGCGGACGCAATCTGCTCATCCTGGTCCTGGTCCTCGCGGTGCTCGCGGCCCTCGGCACCTGGTACGTCACCGACCTGCGCTACACCGACACGCCCGTCCTGACCGGCAGCGCGGCCACCACCGCGGCCAAGAACGCCGAGGCCGAGGGCTTCGAGTTCACGATCGCCCGCCGCGCGTTCTCCGAGGACGTGACGTCCGGTGTCGTGATCAGCACCGATCCCGAGCCCGGGGCGAAGATCCTGCCGGGCAGCACGATCAAGGCGGTCGTCTCCAAGGGACCCGAGCGCTACTACATCCCCAAGAACAACCTCAAGAACTCCACGATCAAGGGCGCCGCGGCGGCCCTCGCGGAGCAGAACCTCGAGCTGGGTGACCAGGAGGAGCAGTACAGCGAGACGATCAAGAAGGGCCGCGTCATCGGGCCCAAGGACAACATCACCTCCGCGACGCCGTTGCGCAAGGGTGACCGCGTCGACGTGCTCGTGAGCCTCGGCCGCCAGCCCATCACGGTCGAGGACTACACAGGCAGGCCCGCCGCCGAGGCGACCACCGCGCTGCGCGAGGCCGGCTTCGAGGTCACCACGGCCAAGGAGTTCAGCGATGACGTCGACAAGGGCACCGTCATCTCGCAGGACCCGCGCGACGGCACCCGGTTCAGGAACGACAGGATCACCCTGACGGTCTCCAAGGGACCTGACCTGGTCACGGTGCCCAATGTGCGCGGCAAGAAGAAGAGCGAGGCCCGTCGCATCATCCGCGAGGCCGGGCTGGAGTTCTTCGCCCCCTACATCCCCGGATCGGGCAACTTCATCGTCCGCCGACAGAGCCCGTCGGCCGGCGACGAGGTGCGCCGGGGCACGCGCATCATCGTCTTCCCGCTCTGA
- a CDS encoding 6-phosphofructokinase, translating to MKVGMLTGGGDCPGLNAVIRGAVRKGVSTYGHEFIGFRDGWRGPLENDTMRLDVDAVRGILPRGGTILGSSRTNPFAIDDGVEQIKDNLAANGCDALIAIGGEDTLGVATKLADLGVNVVGVPKTIDNDLSGTDFTFGFDTAVNVATEAIDRLHTTAESHHRVLVVEVMGRHAGWIALHSGLAGGANIILIPERPFDIEKVCAQVESRFATHYAPIIVVSEGAVPAEGGDMSLVSGDKDAFGHVRLGGIGDRLASEIEHRTGKEARAVVLGHVQRGGVPTAFDRWLATRFGLHAITAVHEGDYGTMMALRGTDIVRVPLSEGTETLKTVRPELYSEAEVLFG from the coding sequence ATGAAGGTCGGCATGCTCACCGGGGGAGGCGACTGCCCCGGTCTCAACGCAGTCATCCGGGGCGCGGTGCGCAAGGGGGTGTCCACGTACGGCCATGAGTTCATCGGGTTCCGGGACGGCTGGCGGGGCCCCCTCGAGAACGACACGATGCGGCTCGACGTCGACGCGGTGCGCGGCATCCTGCCCCGCGGCGGCACGATCCTCGGCTCGTCGCGCACCAACCCGTTCGCGATCGACGACGGGGTCGAGCAGATCAAGGACAATCTCGCGGCCAACGGCTGTGACGCGCTGATCGCGATCGGCGGCGAGGACACGCTCGGCGTCGCGACCAAGCTCGCCGATCTCGGCGTCAACGTGGTCGGCGTGCCGAAGACGATCGACAACGACCTGTCGGGCACCGACTTCACCTTCGGCTTCGACACCGCGGTCAACGTGGCCACCGAGGCGATCGACCGGCTCCACACGACCGCCGAGTCGCACCACCGCGTGCTGGTGGTCGAGGTGATGGGTCGCCACGCCGGCTGGATCGCCCTGCACAGCGGACTGGCCGGCGGCGCCAACATCATCCTGATCCCCGAGCGCCCCTTCGACATCGAGAAGGTCTGCGCCCAGGTCGAGAGCCGGTTCGCGACGCACTACGCGCCGATCATCGTGGTGTCCGAGGGTGCGGTGCCGGCCGAGGGTGGCGACATGTCGTTGGTCAGTGGCGACAAGGACGCCTTCGGCCACGTACGCCTCGGCGGCATCGGCGACCGGCTGGCCTCGGAGATCGAGCACCGCACCGGCAAGGAGGCGCGGGCCGTGGTGCTCGGGCACGTCCAGCGAGGCGGCGTGCCGACCGCGTTCGACCGCTGGCTCGCGACCCGGTTCGGCCTGCACGCGATCACCGCCGTCCACGAGGGCGACTACGGGACGATGATGGCGCTGCGCGGCACCGACATCGTCCGGGTGCCGCTCTCCGAGGGCACCGAGACGCTCAAGACCGTGCGACCCGAGCTCTACTCAGAGGCGGAAGTCCTCTTCGGCTGA
- a CDS encoding class II 3-deoxy-7-phosphoheptulonate synthase: protein MSIPTLDDLHAMGAVQQPTYVDQSARDAAVQTLRKMPPLVFAGECDALRGRLADVAQGKAFLLQGGDCAETFEGVTAENVRNKLRVLLSMAVVLTYAASVPVVKVGRLAGQYAKPRSSDTETRDGVTLPAYRGDAVNGFDFTPEARAHDPQRLVDVYNASAATLNLARAFTTGGYADLRQMHAWNTDFVKNSPVGERYERIGADIDRALAFMDAIGVDPDEFHTVDFFSSHEALILEYEHALTRIDSRTQLPYDVSSHFVWIGERTRQLDGAHVELLSRIANPVGVKLGPTSTADDAIGLYERLNPDRIPGKVTFITRFGAGKIRDGLPNLVEKVTAAGIEVAWVCDPMHGNTFETSNGYKTREFDDVIDEVRGFFEVHRALGTWPGGVHVELTGDDVTECVGGGAKLSAADLTHRYETLCDPRLNRAQSLELAFLVAEMLAGR, encoded by the coding sequence GTGAGCATTCCGACCCTAGACGACCTCCATGCGATGGGCGCTGTCCAGCAGCCGACGTATGTCGATCAGTCCGCCCGCGACGCCGCGGTGCAGACCCTGCGCAAGATGCCCCCGCTTGTCTTTGCGGGCGAGTGCGATGCGCTGCGCGGACGTCTCGCCGACGTCGCCCAGGGCAAGGCCTTCCTCCTGCAGGGCGGCGACTGCGCCGAGACCTTCGAGGGCGTCACCGCCGAGAACGTCCGCAACAAGCTGCGGGTCCTGCTCTCGATGGCGGTCGTGCTGACGTACGCCGCGAGCGTCCCGGTCGTCAAGGTCGGACGTCTGGCCGGCCAGTACGCCAAGCCCCGCTCGAGCGACACCGAGACCCGCGACGGCGTGACGCTGCCTGCCTACCGGGGCGACGCCGTCAACGGCTTCGACTTCACGCCCGAGGCACGCGCGCACGACCCGCAGCGTCTCGTCGACGTCTACAACGCCTCGGCCGCGACGCTCAACCTCGCTCGCGCGTTCACGACCGGCGGCTACGCCGACCTGCGTCAGATGCACGCGTGGAACACCGACTTCGTCAAGAACAGTCCCGTGGGCGAGCGCTACGAGCGCATCGGCGCCGACATCGACCGCGCGCTCGCGTTCATGGACGCAATCGGCGTCGATCCCGACGAGTTCCACACGGTCGACTTCTTCTCCTCGCACGAGGCGCTCATCCTGGAGTACGAGCACGCCCTCACGCGCATCGACTCGCGCACCCAGCTGCCGTACGACGTCTCCAGCCACTTCGTCTGGATCGGCGAGCGGACCCGTCAGCTCGACGGTGCCCATGTCGAGCTGCTGAGCCGCATCGCCAACCCCGTGGGCGTCAAGCTCGGCCCCACGTCGACCGCTGACGACGCGATCGGGCTGTACGAGCGGCTCAACCCCGACCGCATCCCGGGCAAGGTCACCTTCATCACCCGCTTCGGCGCGGGCAAGATCCGCGACGGGCTGCCCAACCTGGTCGAGAAGGTCACGGCTGCGGGCATCGAGGTCGCGTGGGTGTGCGATCCGATGCACGGCAACACCTTCGAGACCAGCAACGGCTACAAGACGCGCGAGTTCGACGACGTCATCGACGAGGTCCGCGGCTTCTTCGAGGTGCACCGTGCGCTCGGCACCTGGCCGGGCGGCGTGCACGTCGAGCTCACGGGTGACGACGTCACCGAGTGCGTCGGCGGCGGCGCCAAGCTGTCGGCCGCCGATCTGACGCACCGCTACGAGACGCTGTGCGATCCGCGGCTCAACCGGGCGCAGTCGCTCGAGCTGGCCTTCCTCGTCGCGGAGATGCTCGCAGGTCGCTGA
- a CDS encoding lysophospholipid acyltransferase family protein has product MFYWFLKFLALGPLLKLIFRPWAEGTENVPKEGAAILASNHLSYSDWLFMPLVIPRRVTFVAKAEYFEGSGVKGWLQKTFFSGAGQVPIDRTSGSAAAGAIKTQLRLLADGEVCGIYPEGTRSHDGKLYRGRTGVARLALEAGVPVIPLAVIGTNVVAPPGKIFGRYARPGVRFGKPLDFSRYEGMQDDRYILRAITDEIMYEIMRLSGQEYVDLYAQEAKKRDQAREKEAATAAARAEADEVWEEIRPD; this is encoded by the coding sequence GTGTTCTATTGGTTCCTGAAGTTCCTCGCACTGGGTCCGTTGCTCAAGCTGATCTTCAGGCCATGGGCCGAGGGCACCGAGAACGTGCCCAAGGAGGGCGCCGCGATCCTGGCCAGCAACCACCTGTCCTACAGCGACTGGTTGTTCATGCCCCTGGTGATCCCGCGCCGCGTGACGTTCGTGGCCAAGGCGGAGTACTTCGAGGGGTCCGGGGTCAAGGGCTGGCTGCAGAAGACGTTCTTCTCCGGCGCGGGTCAGGTGCCCATCGACCGCACGAGCGGTTCGGCCGCGGCCGGCGCGATCAAGACCCAGCTGCGGCTGCTCGCCGACGGCGAGGTCTGCGGCATCTATCCCGAGGGCACCCGCTCGCACGACGGAAAGCTCTACCGCGGCCGCACCGGCGTCGCGCGGCTCGCGCTCGAGGCGGGAGTCCCCGTCATCCCGCTCGCGGTCATCGGCACCAACGTCGTCGCCCCTCCTGGCAAGATCTTCGGCCGCTACGCCCGCCCGGGCGTGCGGTTCGGCAAGCCGCTGGACTTCAGCCGCTACGAGGGAATGCAGGACGACCGCTACATCCTGCGCGCGATCACCGACGAGATCATGTACGAGATCATGCGCCTGTCGGGTCAGGAGTACGTCGACCTGTACGCGCAGGAGGCCAAGAAGCGCGACCAGGCACGGGAGAAGGAGGCGGCGACCGCCGCCGCCCGTGCCGAGGCCGACGAGGTCTGGGAAGAGATCCGTCCCGACTGA
- a CDS encoding polyprenyl synthetase family protein has product MTTRADDPEFRTRVDHSLAAFAEAKARSLSVLGPDLDHLTRAALDFVRGGKRLRPQFCHAGWLVAGGTPLDGHLVTAAASLEWLQGSALVHDDLMDGSDTRRGRPSIHRAFEQLHRDEDRAGDATGFGLSTAVLMGDLMLSWCDEMMTTAILDSPTMAPRVAAARHYLDLCKTEVVAGQFLDVAAQTKDRILVDEAMAIVRFKSAKYTVERPLHIGAALAGASPDLIEALSAVALPLGEAFQLRDDVLGVFGDPAVTGKPAGDDLREGKRTVLIARAYELTDAAGHEVLRERLGTSDGVGPVADLIRTCGALAAVEADITRLEEQADAAIDALGPQARTVLGPLALLATRRAS; this is encoded by the coding sequence GTGACGACACGCGCAGACGATCCCGAGTTCCGGACACGAGTCGATCACAGTCTCGCGGCCTTCGCCGAGGCCAAGGCCCGCTCGCTCAGCGTGCTCGGCCCCGACCTGGACCACCTGACCCGCGCCGCCCTCGACTTCGTCCGCGGCGGCAAGCGCCTGCGCCCGCAGTTCTGCCACGCGGGGTGGCTCGTGGCCGGCGGGACGCCGCTCGACGGGCACCTCGTCACCGCCGCGGCATCGCTGGAGTGGCTGCAGGGCAGCGCGCTCGTGCACGACGACCTGATGGACGGCTCGGACACGCGCCGCGGCAGGCCCAGCATCCACCGGGCCTTCGAGCAGCTCCACCGCGACGAGGACCGGGCCGGCGACGCCACCGGGTTCGGCCTCTCGACCGCGGTGCTGATGGGCGACCTGATGCTCTCGTGGTGCGACGAGATGATGACGACCGCGATCCTTGACTCCCCCACCATGGCGCCCCGGGTCGCGGCGGCCCGCCACTACCTCGACCTGTGCAAGACCGAGGTGGTCGCCGGCCAGTTCCTCGACGTGGCGGCGCAGACCAAGGACCGCATCCTGGTCGACGAGGCCATGGCGATCGTCCGGTTCAAGTCCGCCAAGTACACGGTCGAGCGGCCCCTGCACATCGGGGCGGCACTCGCCGGGGCGTCACCGGACCTCATCGAGGCGCTGAGCGCCGTGGCCCTGCCGCTTGGCGAGGCGTTCCAGCTGCGCGACGACGTGCTCGGCGTGTTCGGCGACCCAGCTGTCACCGGCAAGCCCGCCGGCGACGACCTGCGCGAGGGCAAGCGGACGGTCCTGATCGCTCGGGCGTACGAGCTCACGGACGCGGCGGGGCACGAGGTCCTGCGCGAGCGGCTCGGCACGTCCGACGGCGTCGGGCCCGTGGCCGACCTCATCCGCACGTGCGGTGCGCTCGCGGCGGTCGAGGCGGACATCACCCGCCTCGAGGAGCAGGCCGACGCCGCGATCGACGCCCTGGGGCCGCAGGCACGGACCGTGCTCGGCCCGCTGGCCCTTCTCGCGACCCGCCGCGCCAGCTGA
- a CDS encoding ROK family glucokinase — protein sequence MADKLAVGIDIGGTKIAAGVVDEDGHVLARLKRETPTTEPLEVIDAIAEITQEFRREHHIRAIGVGAAGFVDATQSTVLFAPHLAWRHEPLRDSVARRTGLPVLVDNDANAAGWAEWRFGAAQNEADLVLITLGTGIGGAIVIDGQPYRGQFGIAGEFGHMQVVPNGNQCECGNQGCWEQYASGRVLTRRARAAATDGTEIGKLFLSEAGGSVQRIEGHLVTKHAKAGNEEAIQWIADVGDWLGVGIANLAAALDPGMFVIGGGVSDADQLLIGPARAGFARTLTGRGYRAEARIVRAHLGPEAGLIGAADMARLTARRRRPANPSAKARVRAAARKGMSPKPRR from the coding sequence GTGGCAGACAAGCTGGCCGTCGGCATCGACATCGGTGGCACCAAGATCGCCGCCGGAGTCGTCGACGAGGACGGGCACGTCCTGGCCCGACTGAAGCGGGAGACCCCGACCACCGAGCCCCTCGAGGTGATCGACGCGATCGCGGAGATCACCCAGGAGTTCCGTCGTGAGCACCACATCCGGGCGATCGGCGTCGGCGCGGCAGGCTTCGTGGACGCCACGCAGTCCACGGTGCTGTTCGCCCCCCACCTCGCGTGGCGCCACGAGCCGCTGCGTGACTCGGTCGCGCGGCGCACAGGGCTGCCGGTCCTGGTCGACAACGACGCCAACGCCGCGGGCTGGGCCGAGTGGCGGTTCGGTGCCGCCCAGAACGAGGCCGATCTCGTCCTCATCACGCTGGGAACGGGCATCGGCGGTGCGATCGTCATCGACGGCCAGCCCTACCGTGGACAGTTCGGCATCGCCGGGGAGTTCGGCCACATGCAGGTCGTGCCCAACGGCAACCAGTGCGAGTGCGGCAACCAGGGGTGCTGGGAGCAGTACGCGAGCGGTCGCGTGCTGACCCGCCGGGCTCGTGCTGCGGCCACCGACGGCACCGAGATCGGCAAGCTGTTCCTCTCCGAGGCCGGCGGCTCGGTCCAGCGCATCGAGGGTCACCTGGTCACCAAGCACGCCAAGGCCGGCAACGAGGAGGCGATCCAGTGGATCGCCGACGTCGGTGACTGGCTCGGGGTCGGCATCGCCAACCTGGCCGCAGCGCTGGACCCGGGGATGTTCGTGATCGGCGGCGGCGTCAGCGACGCGGACCAGCTGCTGATCGGCCCGGCACGAGCCGGGTTCGCGCGGACGCTGACCGGTCGCGGCTACCGCGCCGAGGCCCGCATCGTCCGTGCACACCTGGGCCCTGAGGCCGGTCTGATCGGCGCGGCCGACATGGCCCGGCTCACAGCACGGCGCCGTCGTCCGGCCAATCCCTCTGCGAAGGCCCGTGTTCGGGCAGCTGCAAGAAAAGGTATGTCGCCGAAGCCACGAAGATGA